The proteins below come from a single Sporichthyaceae bacterium genomic window:
- a CDS encoding glycoside hydrolase family 16 protein, with amino-acid sequence MFNLRRTLLAAVVAVGVVSGPVALSQARAGATPTLPASVVGAALPGETVAIVGSADVAQRPVELQVRVGKKWLKVATANTDGTGRFTFPVTVAADPTQYRVSAPDYTVTEHEYAPADSDPVTVTARAAAAVLSLGVAPIAQSQSGTKNLTPGTATFTPARPDAPVRVQRQTADGWVDVANGTQDKNGTFNFAVDAVGANGPYTFRAVSTPAHSDQIASAEATSANWKIAFGDDFDGDAADNSFSSIGPDGHTGKRTCSVVGDNQTGATGSAVTLQVGLDPAGVPADCDLPTGTVDAAISTRDTQTFTYGVFAARIKYEDAPGQHGAFWLLPADGSQPGDPATVGTEIDVNEYFGDLSGIPTMGNNVYWNNGETPGQDLVSDGQRFATSTTALGPGQTPSNGYHVYSVEWTPTEYIFRLDGVETFRTSKGVSQQPQYLLLSLLSSDWEHVNLDPTTLPSTMKVDWVRVWQQH; translated from the coding sequence ATGTTCAACCTTCGACGCACGCTGCTGGCGGCCGTGGTGGCCGTGGGTGTGGTGAGCGGCCCGGTGGCGTTGTCGCAGGCCCGAGCCGGCGCCACGCCGACCTTGCCCGCCTCGGTTGTGGGTGCCGCGCTGCCGGGCGAGACCGTTGCCATCGTGGGTTCGGCCGACGTCGCGCAGCGTCCAGTGGAGCTGCAGGTGCGCGTGGGCAAGAAGTGGCTCAAGGTGGCGACCGCGAATACCGACGGCACCGGCCGGTTCACCTTCCCGGTCACCGTGGCCGCCGACCCGACGCAGTACCGGGTGAGCGCCCCGGACTACACCGTCACCGAGCACGAGTACGCCCCGGCGGACTCCGATCCGGTCACCGTCACCGCCCGGGCCGCCGCCGCCGTGCTCAGCCTGGGCGTCGCGCCGATCGCCCAGTCGCAGTCCGGCACCAAGAACCTCACCCCCGGCACCGCCACGTTCACCCCGGCCCGCCCGGACGCCCCGGTTCGGGTCCAGCGACAGACCGCCGATGGATGGGTCGACGTGGCCAACGGCACCCAGGACAAGAACGGGACGTTCAACTTCGCCGTGGATGCCGTCGGCGCGAACGGCCCGTACACGTTCCGCGCGGTGAGCACCCCGGCCCACAGCGACCAGATTGCTTCCGCCGAGGCGACCTCCGCCAACTGGAAGATCGCCTTCGGCGACGACTTCGACGGCGACGCCGCCGACAACAGCTTCAGCAGCATCGGGCCGGATGGCCACACCGGCAAACGGACGTGCTCAGTGGTCGGCGATAACCAAACGGGTGCTACCGGTAGTGCCGTGACGCTGCAGGTGGGCCTTGACCCGGCGGGTGTGCCGGCCGACTGTGACCTGCCCACCGGCACGGTGGACGCGGCGATCAGCACCAGGGACACGCAGACCTTCACCTATGGAGTGTTCGCCGCCCGGATCAAGTACGAGGACGCGCCCGGTCAGCACGGCGCGTTCTGGCTGCTTCCGGCGGACGGCAGCCAACCCGGCGACCCGGCCACGGTGGGAACAGAGATCGACGTCAACGAGTACTTCGGTGACCTGTCGGGCATCCCCACCATGGGGAACAACGTCTATTGGAACAACGGCGAGACGCCCGGCCAGGACCTGGTCTCCGACGGCCAACGGTTCGCGACGAGCACGACGGCGCTGGGCCCCGGCCAAACGCCGTCCAACGGTTACCACGTGTACTCGGTGGAGTGGACGCCGACGGAGTACATCTTCCGACTCGATGGGGTCGAGACGTTCCGCACCAGCAAGGGCGTCTCGCAGCAACCGCAGTACCTGCTGCTGTCTTTGCTCAGTTCGGACTGGGAGCACGTGAACCTGGACCCGACGACCCTGCCGTCAACGATGAAGGTCGATTGGGTGCGGGTCTGGCAGCAGCACTAA
- a CDS encoding sec-independent translocase, with protein sequence MFDISGWEFLTLGALGVIIFGPDRLPKLAADAGRILRNVRVYVHAAKADLTKDLPEFNDVKMSDLTPRGLLRKTIGDEDPLADLGKDLDFRKDLNFDELRSPITGEGPAQRLPAGEIPPYDKDST encoded by the coding sequence GTGTTTGACATCAGCGGGTGGGAGTTCCTGACCCTGGGCGCGCTCGGCGTGATCATCTTCGGTCCGGACCGACTGCCGAAGCTGGCGGCCGACGCCGGTCGGATCCTTCGCAACGTGCGCGTGTACGTGCACGCCGCGAAGGCCGACCTGACCAAGGACCTGCCCGAGTTCAACGACGTGAAGATGTCCGACCTCACCCCCCGCGGGCTGTTGCGCAAGACCATCGGCGACGAGGACCCGCTGGCGGATCTGGGCAAGGACCTGGACTTCCGCAAGGACCTGAACTTCGACGAGCTGCGCAGCCCGATTACCGGGGAGGGCCCGGCGCAGCGCCTCCCGGCGGGCGAAATACCGCCCTACGACAAGGACAGCACCTGA